The following are from one region of the Choloepus didactylus isolate mChoDid1 chromosome 11 unlocalized genomic scaffold, mChoDid1.pri SUPER_11_unloc1, whole genome shotgun sequence genome:
- the LOC119524401 gene encoding olfactory receptor 2M5-like → MRRGNDTSTTDLIILGLFPDMRYVSFLISIIFLSYIIALTGNSILILVIWMESQLHTPMYLLLSHLSAMDLVLISNTIPKMVIDFWVQRRTISQIGCGIQMLLYVAMAGSECLLLTLMSYDRYVAICNPLRYSVIMNSRVCLQMSTLSWVLGFLNSLAHTVYTMHFPLCDSREIHHFFCEVPAILKLSCEDTSTYEMIMFVTGIVFILIPFGIILTSYSLIFLHVFHMHSPEGWNKALATCSSHLTVVSLYLGSGVFLLMIPPKLYSAQQSQAVSLFYNTLTPMLNPIIYSLRNKEVLGALRNVLRMGVSSQIAARRLQNCNSMF, encoded by the coding sequence ATGAGAAGAGGAAATGACACATCAACCACAGATCTCATTATCCTTGGACTCTTTCCTGATATGAGATATGTCAGCTTCCTTAtctccatcattttcctgagctACATCATTGCCCTCACTGGAAACTCCATCCTGATCCTAGTAATTTGGATGGAGTCCCAACTTCACACTCCCATGTACTTGCTTCTCAGCCATCTTTCTGCTATGGATTTAGTTCTCATCTCTAACACCATCCCTAAGATGGTCATTGACTTCTGGGTGCAGAGGAGAACCATCTCACAGATTGGCTGTGGAATACAGATGCTGTTGTATGTTGCCATGGCAGGTTCTGAATGTCTCCTCTTGACTCTGATGTCCTATGATCGCTATGTTGCCATCTGCAACCCACTGAGGTACTCAGTCATCATGAATTCCAGAGTCTGCCTGCAGATGTCTACTCTCTCCTGGGTACTAGGGTTCCTAAATTCCTTGGCCCACACTGTGTATACCATGCACTTTCCACTCTGTGACTCCAGAGAGATTCACCACTTCTTCTGTGAGGTCCCAGCTATCCTGAAACTCTCCTGTGAGGATACCTCTACATATGAGATGATTATGTTTGTCACAGGAATTGTGTTCATCCTCATCCCCTTTGGGATTATTCTGACCTCCTACAGCCTCATTTTCTTGCATGTCTTTCATATGCATTCACCTGAAGGATGGAACAAAGCCTTggccacctgctcctcccacctcacAGTTGTAAGCCTCTACTTGGGTTCAGGTGTCTTTCTCCTTATGATACCTCCCAAACTGTATTCAGCACAGCAAAGCCAGGCTGTCTCCCTTTTCTACAACACCCTCACCCCCATGTTGAACCCCATCATCTACAGCCTGCGGAACAAAGAAGTGTTGGGGGCTCTGAGGAATGTGCTGAGGATGGGTGTCAGTTCTCAAATTGCAGCCAGAAGACTTCAGAATTGTAACAGTATGTTTTAG